The stretch of DNA TAACCGCTTCACCTATTATTTCCAGGTTTCTTATTACAGCATCTACAAGGATTTCATCATCAATAAATTTTTGAAAGGATTTTTTGCCAACATACCGTGTTACCTTCGAGATACTTTTCAGCATATCTTCAAAGAAAAAAATGTAAGCCCGTTCAGACATAGATTGTTTCACTGAGAATCTTTTCCCGCAATTCAGGTCGGAGCGTGTTTTTTAATACAACATCAACTTTACGGCGTAACATTTTTTCGAGAAAGAATTTCAAATCCATGTAGTTATCGAAGGTCGTACATCCTTTCTCGAATTCTACTAATATGTCTATATCGCTTGTTCGGGAGTTTCGCACTTTCACAAACGAACCGAAAATTC from Ignavibacteriota bacterium encodes:
- a CDS encoding nucleotidyltransferase family protein, giving the protein MSTINRIKESIKKKRKDIHRNFKVKEIGIFGSFVKVRNSRTSDIDILVEFEKGCTTFDNYMDLKFFLEKMLRRKVDVVLKNTLRPELREKILSETIYV